From a single Sporosarcina oncorhynchi genomic region:
- a CDS encoding TrkH family potassium uptake protein → MKKLTRESLHRFTPAQVIVFYYFLAIGFSFLLLNLPGVYLPGVRVSFIDSLFTAVSAVSVTGLTPISIGGTYSVFGLCMLMLVLQLGGIGIMSIGTFFWLLVKKRIGLRERQLIMVDHNQYSFAGVVQLIKQIVRLIFLIEVTGGIILTLYIMRFHDSLGDALLNGMFMAVSATTNAGFDITGESMMPYFNDYFVQLILMILIVLGAIGFPVLIEVKSFFSKKVPHFRFSLFTKITTATFGILLVFGALMIFILESFNSFKGLAWHEKIFTALFHSVSARSAGLTTYDVTQFSDATDIFISALMFIGASPSSVGGGIRTTTFAIAILFLINFARGNDVINIFRREIKLVDVYRSYAVILLATMMVITSLLILLITEKDLPVVALLFEITSAFGTCGMSLGITSDLSAVGKLIIMVLMFIGRVGLISFLYTLGGKQNKRPYSYPKERVIIG, encoded by the coding sequence ATGAAAAAGCTCACTCGAGAAAGTCTTCATAGATTTACACCTGCGCAAGTTATTGTGTTCTATTATTTTCTGGCAATCGGCTTTTCGTTTCTTTTGCTTAATCTCCCAGGCGTCTATTTGCCAGGTGTGCGCGTAAGTTTTATTGACAGTCTGTTTACCGCGGTAAGTGCAGTCAGTGTGACTGGACTGACACCGATTAGCATAGGTGGAACTTATTCCGTTTTTGGATTGTGCATGTTGATGCTTGTTTTGCAACTAGGTGGAATTGGTATTATGTCAATCGGTACATTCTTCTGGCTGCTCGTAAAAAAGCGGATTGGCCTTCGTGAAAGACAGTTGATCATGGTCGATCACAACCAGTATTCCTTTGCGGGAGTCGTGCAACTAATCAAACAGATTGTTCGTCTGATTTTCCTGATTGAAGTTACGGGCGGCATTATTTTGACATTATATATTATGAGGTTCCATGATTCACTTGGGGATGCCTTATTGAACGGAATGTTCATGGCTGTTTCTGCAACGACAAATGCCGGTTTCGATATAACGGGTGAATCGATGATGCCATACTTCAACGATTACTTTGTGCAACTCATATTGATGATTCTGATTGTTTTAGGTGCAATCGGTTTCCCCGTTCTTATAGAAGTGAAAAGTTTCTTTTCCAAAAAAGTCCCGCATTTCCGTTTTTCGCTATTTACTAAAATTACGACTGCGACATTTGGAATACTGTTGGTTTTTGGCGCGCTGATGATCTTTATCTTGGAATCCTTTAATTCATTTAAAGGATTAGCGTGGCACGAGAAGATATTCACGGCTCTATTTCATTCTGTGTCGGCCAGGTCCGCGGGATTGACAACGTATGATGTGACGCAGTTTAGTGACGCAACGGATATATTTATATCTGCGTTGATGTTCATAGGTGCTTCGCCAAGTTCAGTCGGTGGGGGAATACGGACGACGACATTTGCAATTGCAATTCTCTTTTTGATTAACTTTGCACGTGGAAATGATGTTATAAATATTTTTAGACGTGAAATCAAGCTGGTTGATGTTTACCGATCCTACGCGGTCATTCTATTGGCAACAATGATGGTCATCACTTCATTGTTAATTCTGTTAATAACTGAAAAAGATCTACCAGTTGTTGCTTTGCTATTTGAAATCACTTCAGCATTCGGAACGTGTGGTATGTCACTTGGCATCACATCAGATTTATCGGCTGTTGGCAAGCTGATTATAATGGTTCTCATGTTCATCGGGCGGGTGGGTCTTATCTCCTTCCTCTATACACTGGGTGGTAAGCAAAACAAGCGACCTTACTCGTACCCTAAAGAACGAGTCATTATCGGGTAA
- a CDS encoding TerC family protein, which translates to MEAILLEYAWVLVVLIVLEGLLAADNAVVMAVMVKHLPKVQQKKALFYGLLGAFVFRFGALFMITFLVNIWQIQALGAIYLLFISLKSLLDKGKDDKESVSKKPRKKSGFWMTVLKVELADIAFALDSMLAAVALAVTLPELGDFHIGGINGGQFIVMLIGGIIGLVMIRFAARQFVVLLEKFPSLETAAFLIVGWVGVKLVVMTLSHEKLAIIDTAFPHSTTWKLIFWIVLAGIAVGGYLTAVMHARKKA; encoded by the coding sequence GTGGAAGCGATACTATTAGAATACGCATGGGTGCTTGTCGTACTGATTGTTTTGGAAGGCCTTTTAGCTGCGGACAATGCAGTAGTGATGGCAGTTATGGTCAAGCACTTGCCGAAAGTACAGCAGAAGAAAGCACTGTTTTATGGATTGCTTGGAGCATTTGTTTTCCGATTCGGAGCTTTGTTCATGATTACGTTCTTAGTGAACATTTGGCAAATACAAGCGTTAGGTGCAATTTACCTTCTGTTCATTTCCTTAAAAAGTCTGTTGGATAAAGGAAAAGATGATAAAGAATCAGTATCGAAAAAACCGCGAAAAAAATCAGGTTTTTGGATGACTGTCCTGAAAGTTGAATTAGCGGATATCGCATTTGCGCTTGACTCAATGCTTGCTGCTGTAGCGCTAGCGGTAACATTGCCTGAACTCGGTGATTTCCATATCGGTGGTATTAATGGTGGACAGTTCATCGTCATGTTAATCGGTGGAATAATCGGTCTTGTCATGATACGATTTGCGGCAAGACAATTCGTTGTCTTGTTGGAAAAGTTTCCATCTTTGGAGACAGCTGCATTTTTAATCGTAGGTTGGGTGGGAGTCAAGTTGGTCGTAATGACTTTGTCTCATGAGAAACTTGCAATTATTGATACGGCATTCCCACATTCAACAACATGGAAATTGATATTCTGGATAGTACTTGCCGGTATTGCCGTCGGTGGATATTTGACCGCTGTCATGCATGCACGTAAAAAAGCATAA
- a CDS encoding SDR family oxidoreductase: MRTHLFTGFPGFIANEMIKELARQDDIQKVYVLVLQSEEERAKKKINELAMDLGRVIPIEIIIGDITKSNLGINEKNLQKIQTTRLTIWHLAAIYDLAVKEKVAWTVNVEGTRNVNDFIRKQPKIDRYMYFSTAYVAGLREGVLLETELIRPNKFKNHYEETKFEAELLVEELKKDVPTTIIRPGIVRGHSETGETVKFDGPYFFMNLIDRLSWLPTVPYIGRTTSYINVVPIDYIINATVYLSKKTDAVGETIHLTDPSPHPIEEVFRAMTIELTGKKPKWRLPESFARIGMRSVLLQKTLGVEKETLDYLKWNAHFDTAIAEKLLKGSSIRCPDFIDTIPTMTAFYNTHKKDPSYQITIGK; encoded by the coding sequence ATGAGAACACATTTATTTACAGGATTTCCTGGGTTTATTGCCAATGAAATGATAAAAGAATTAGCTAGACAAGATGATATTCAAAAAGTGTATGTACTTGTTCTTCAATCCGAAGAAGAGCGTGCGAAGAAGAAAATCAATGAATTAGCCATGGATTTGGGTAGGGTGATTCCGATAGAAATTATTATCGGGGATATTACTAAGTCGAATCTGGGGATTAACGAAAAAAATCTTCAAAAGATCCAGACGACACGATTGACCATTTGGCACTTAGCTGCGATTTATGATCTGGCCGTTAAAGAAAAAGTTGCATGGACTGTTAACGTTGAGGGAACTAGAAATGTTAATGATTTTATACGGAAACAACCAAAGATTGATAGATATATGTATTTTAGTACTGCTTACGTGGCGGGTTTAAGAGAAGGAGTCTTATTGGAGACGGAACTAATCCGTCCGAATAAATTTAAAAATCATTATGAAGAGACAAAATTTGAAGCCGAGCTACTTGTAGAAGAGCTGAAAAAAGACGTGCCTACCACAATCATCCGCCCGGGAATTGTACGTGGACACTCTGAAACTGGAGAAACAGTTAAGTTCGACGGACCTTATTTCTTCATGAATTTGATTGACAGATTGAGTTGGCTTCCAACGGTTCCATACATCGGTCGGACAACGTCATACATAAATGTCGTACCCATCGACTATATTATTAATGCTACGGTCTATTTATCGAAGAAAACAGATGCGGTTGGGGAAACGATCCATTTAACCGATCCGTCGCCCCATCCGATTGAGGAAGTTTTCCGGGCGATGACTATTGAGTTGACTGGAAAGAAGCCAAAGTGGAGATTACCAGAGAGTTTTGCACGGATTGGTATGCGATCCGTTTTATTGCAAAAAACACTTGGAGTTGAAAAGGAAACATTGGATTACTTAAAGTGGAATGCTCATTTTGATACGGCAATTGCTGAGAAATTGCTGAAGGGAAGTTCCATTCGTTGTCCGGATTTCATTGACACGATTCCGACTATGACTGCTTTTTACAACACACATAAAAAAGATCCAAGCTATCAAATTACTATTGGAAAATGA